The Atribacter laminatus genome contains the following window.
TAGGAAGAAAGGCATGGAGTGGGGGAAAAATATAACGATTTAAAAAAGAAATCTTTTTCTCAATCTGTTGCAACTTTTCCGGGTGGTCCCAATTGCCTTTTTCTAAATAAGACCGAATATGATTTAAGGAACCGGTCCAGCCCATTTCCAACTCAATTGCTATCGGGAGCTGTCCCAAACGGTTTACCACCGAAACAATAACTCTTTTTCGACTCACCCGACATATTTCTTGTATAGCTCGGATATGATCAGGGTAGGCATAAGATATTGGTGCATCTAAACAGAGAACTAAATCAAAACATTGTTCGGGAAATTGATGGAGATTTTGCACCCTTCCTTCAACAAATTTTATTGAATGTATTCCACTTTTTTGGGCTAAATTCTTTGCCTCTTGCAGCATAGCCGTAGAAATATCTAAAAGGGTTAGTTCACATCCTCTTCGAGCTATTTCTAAACCATATCGACCATAACCCCCTCCAGCATCAAGAACTTTTATTCCGGAATGTAAATAAGGTTCGACTTCCAGCCAGACTAAATCGGTATGAACTTTTTTTTCAATATTCCTTTCTCTTCGCTTTTCTTTTCTCACCCCGGCATTCCAATACATTCGGTGTTGAATATCTCTATCCATATATCCTTCCGTTGTATATTTAATGAAAATCTATCCTATTCTGAAAATACCATCTAATGAATTGAATTCTTTAATTCATCACCCCGAGGCTTCATTTTTCGAAGCCGTGAGAATCTCATCTTTTCAGTTTTTTAAATTATCCTTTAATTCTTTTTTCATTCTCTCCCTCGCCCTCTCGCGCCCTCTCCCCCTCAGTCTTTAAGGGCGTGAGGATCTTATCATGGACTTTCACCCTCATCCTCACCTTCTCCCATCAAGGGAGAAGGAACTCTGACTCGTCATTGCGAGGAACGAAGTGACGTGGCAATCTCATGAGTTCAATCTTTTTTATTCCTCTCTTTTTAGAGAAATGAAGTTTAAGAAGGATTCGTTTCTTCCGGTTCTTTCAAATCCCCCTTACCTCCTTTTATAAAGAGGGAAACTGGTTCTTAATATATATTTTCATCCTCATCTGATACCACAAATTGGTATGGATGTTTTTCCTGCCAATAGAACAATCATCATTCATTCCTGTTTCTAGACTTTTCACGATACTACATTATTAAGTTTTGAATTTCGTTTTGAATGCGAAGGAGGAAATCCTGCAATGAAAACCCTCCTAAATCTCCTTCTTTTCTTTCCCGAACGCTTACTTGATGGTTTTCAACTTCCTTATCACCCATGATTAAAATATAGGGAATCTTCTGAAGCTGGGCTTTTCTAATTTTTGCTCCTAAGGTAGCATTTTCATCATTTAACTCCACTCGTATCTGAGCTCGAGCTATTTGTTGTTTGACTTCCTGAGCATAGGAATAATGTCTTTCGGCTATTGGTAAAACCACCACCTGCACCGGAGATAGCCATACCGGTAAAGCACCGGCAGTGTGCTCAATAAGAATACCAAGAAAGCGTTCCACGCTCCCTAAGATAGTCCGATGAAGCATAACCGGCCGATGTTTCATTCCATCTTCGCCAATATAATTGAGATCGAAGCACTCCGGCATGGTAAAATCAAGCTGAATAGTCCCACACTGCCATCGACGTCCCAGAGTATCCTTTAAATGAAAATCAATCTTAGGACCATAAAAAGCTCCGTCACCCTCGTTAACCCTGTAAGTTAAGTTCTTTTCTTGAAGAGCATTTTCCAAGGATTTGGTTGCTAAATCCCACATCTCATCTGAACCCATCGAATTTTCCGGTCGAGTACTTAGTTCTAATTCATAATCAAATTGAAAAAGCCGATAAATATAATCAGCCAACTCAATAACTCCAATGATTTCTTGTTTGACCTGATGGGGTTCCATGTAGATATGGGCATCATCTTGGGTGAAACATCGCACCCGCATGAGTCCATGGAGCACTCCGGAGAGTTCATGACGATGAACTAATCCCAATTCGGCCATCCGTATCGGAAATTCACGATAACTATGCAGTTGACTTTGATAAACTAAGATCCCACCTGGACAATTCATCGGTTTAACCGCAAATTCTCTTTCATCAATTGAGGTAAAATACATATTATTTCGATAATGGTCCCAATGCCCAGATCTCTCCCATAACTCACGATCAAGGATAATCGGAGTTTTTATTTCATGATATCCTCTTTTAATATGCTCTTTTCGCCAGGCATCCAAAAGGGCATTAATAACCACCATGCCTTTAGGATGGAAAAAAGGGAATCCTGGCCCCTCTTCGTGAAGACTGAATAATTCAAGCTCCTTCCCTAATTTTCGATGATCTCTCTTTTTTGCTTCCTCCAACCGATAAAGGTACTCTTTGAGTTTATTTTTATCATCAAAGGCAATGCCATAAATCCTTTGCAACATTGGATTGGTTTCTTTCCCTCTCCAATAGGCTCCCGATACACTCAAGAGCTTATAGGCTTTAATTGAGCTGGTTGATGGAACATGAGGACCCCGGCAAAGATCAACAAATTCTCCCTGTTGATAAAGACTGACCTGATCTTCAAGAATTTCATCCAACAATTCGATTTTATAATTTTCTCCCCGGGAAGCGAAGAGTTGCTTTGCTTCATCTTTAGAAAGCACCTTTCTTTCTACTGAAAGATTTTCCTGAATAATTTTCTCCATTTCATCTTCTATTTTCTTTAAATCTTCTTCATTCAAAGCGTGATCAATGTCGAAATCATAGTAAAATCCCTCTTCAATTGCCGGTCCTATGGCTAATCGAGCTCCAGGATAAAGCCTTTTCACCGCCTGTGCCATCAGATGAGAAGTACTGTGCCAATAAATAGCCTTCCCTTCTTTATCATCAAAAAAAATATATCTTTCAATATCTCCATTATTTTCTCGGAGATCAACCAATTGACCCGCTTTATTCATTGCAGCAATCGCTGAATTGATTGAGTTTTTTGCCATTTCATTTTCCTCCTTCATAAAATCTTACCAGCTAATTTATAGTAGCTTTGAGAAAGTTGTCGGTTTGTATATAAATTTATATCATAAAATCATACCACTTTCGAACATTTCTCAACAGGACAATAAAGCTTGCACAAATGAAAAGGGCGCCATTCCTAAACCGGAATGGCGCCCTTTCAAATCTTCTGGTGGGCGGCACAGGACTCGAACCTATGGCCTCTTCCGCGTCAAGGAAGCGTTCTTCCTCTGAACTAGCCGCCCACATATTCTATATTCTTGGAGGCGGCACTCGGACTTGAACCGAGGATGAAGGATTTGCAGTCCTCTGCCTTAGCCGCTTGGCTATGCCGCCAAAGTCTTCCATTATCTGGAGCGGAAGACGGGACTTGAACCCGCGACCCTCACCTTGGCAAGGTGACGCTCTACCAACTGAGCTACTTCCGCCTCTCAAGCTACAATGGTGCCGAGACCCAGAATTGAACTGGGGACGCATGGATTTTCAGTCCATCGCTCTACCATCTGAGCTATCTCGGCACTCATTTGGCGGGGTCGACGGGATTTGAACCCGCGGTCTTCAACGTGACAGGCTGACGTGTTTGGCCAGGCTACACCACGACCCCGCTCATTTGTACTTCGGATTCAGGATACCTCCCTCGCCCGAAAGCAATTAACATTTTAATAGGTCAAAAGGCTTTTGGCAAGTCTTTCTTGAAAATATTCAGGGAAAGCTTTATTTATTTTCCTGAATAACCTTATTATAATCATCGGAACTTAACAATTGCCCAACTTCTTCCGGTTGAGTCGATTGAATAACACAAATCCATCCTTTTTCATAAGGACTTTGATTAATAACCTCTGGTTTATTTTCAAGGAGAGAATTCACTTCAGTTATGACACCAGAAATTGGTGAATAAAGGTTGGATACCGTTTTAATCGATTCAACATCACCGATTTTATCTCCCTTTTTAACCGTTAGGTTCGGTTTTGGCAACTCAACATACACTAGGTCCCCCAATTCTTCCTGAGCAAAATCAGTGATGCCACAGCGATAAGCGCCATTTTCCTCTTTTACCCACAAATGCTCGGGAGTATACAATAAATCTTTGGGAATATTCATATGAAACCTCCTCGTTTTGGCCAGATGTTCAATCCAAATAACTATTTAAAAAAGATGCAATGAAGATCCAAAGACAGAATCAGCTGCTTCCATAACGGTTTCAGTGAGAGTGGGATGAGGATGAATGGTGTGGGCGATCTCTTCGGGAGTCGATTCCAATGCCATTGCCAAGGTTAGTTCACCGATGAGATCAGATGCGTGAGGTCCAATTATATGAGCGCCTAAGATCTCACCAGTTTTTTGGTCGGCAATAATTTTAGTAAATCCTTCGGTTTCTCCTTCAATTAAGGCTTTCCCAACTGCTCGGAAAGGAAACTTTCCAACTTTCACATCGAATCCTGAGGCAATCGCTTCATCCTCGGTTAAGCCTACTGAGCTGATTTCTGGTGAACAAAAAATACAATTCGGTATGACTCGGTAATTCATGGTTGCTTCTTTTCCCATTATACTATTAATAGCTACTTCTGCTTCTTTAAAAGCAACATGGGCTAAAAGATATTTCCCATTGACATCACCAGCAGCAAAAATTGATGGCACCGAAGTTTTCATTTGTAAATCGGTAGTGATCGCTTTTTGATCCATCTTTATTCCGGCTTTCTCTGGATAAAGACGGTCAGTCATTGGCACTCTTCCGGTAGCGATTAAAACATAATCACCTTCAGCCACCTTGGTCTCAGAATTTTGTTCATAGGATACTTGGAGTTTTTTATCTTTAGAAATTCCAACCACTTTCGCATTGGTATGAATCTTCATTCCTTTCTTTTCTAATATTTCAACTAAAAGCTTGACGACCTCACTATCGGCAATGGGAAGGATATTGGGAAGCATTTCAATCACTTCAACTTGAGTTCCAAAGGTGTTGAGAATGCAGGCCATTTCCATTCCGATATAACCGCCGCCGATCACGACTAATTTTTCCGGAATAGATGGTAAATCCAATACTTCATCACTATCAATGACTCCATCCAAATCCACCCCTGGAACCGGTAAATGGGCAGATTTCGAACCGGTCGCAATCAGGATGTGTTTGGCTTGAATGGTTTCTTTCTTTTTCTCTTTCCCTATGACTTCAATTGTCTGTTTATCCAAGAAGGAACCAATCCCGTCAATAACTTCTACTCCGGCTTTTTTTAATAAAAATCGAACTCCTCCGGTTAATTGTTTAACCACTTTATTCTTCCGAGCCACGACTCGAGTCCAGTCTACTCCATCTACTTTTAGCTGAACTCCAAATTCTGCAGCTCGTTCACTGAGGTGAAAAATTTCCTGTGATCGAAATAAAGCTTTGGTTGGAATACAGCCTCGGTTTAAGCAAGTTCCTCCAATATCACGACTTTCAATCAAAAGAGTATTTATTCCTTTTTGTCTTGCACGAATAGCAGCCGCATAACCTGCCGGCCCACCTCCAATAACAACCAGATCGGTTTGTTTCATTCTTAACCTCCAATTATAATCTTCATCAATTCTGGCAAATCCGTAACGATTAAGAAATTTAAAGATAACATCGAATAACCCAGAAATTATCGTTGCCCAAAAAGTATGGTCATTCACAACCCACACTTTTTGAAGTCATGAAATAGCTCATCTGATGAAGATATTGCCATTCTGAAGCTTCGTATTTTATACCATCAGGGCTTCAATTTTTTTTCATCATGATTTATTTTTTAAATAATCATCAATGGCTCGTGCAGCTTTTTTCCCGGCTCCCATTGCTGAAATAACTGTCGCAGCACCAGTCACAATGTCACCTCCAGCATAAACCCCCGGTATGCTGGTTGCACCAGTCACTTCGTTAGCTTCAATATACCCTCGTTTATTGAGTTTTAACTCCGGTAAAGTTTCAAGGAGCAAAGGATTTGGTCCTTGTCCAATAGCCACGACTACGGTATCAGCCGGGATAACAAATTCCGAACCCGGAACTGGAATCGGTCGTCTTCGACCACTTTCATCCGGTTCTCCTAACTCCATTTGAATACATTCAATGCCCGTAACCCATTTATTTTCATTTCCAACAAAACGAACAGGATTAGTGAGAATGATACAGTTAATGCCTTCTTCTTCGGCTCGTTCAATTTCTTCAATTCGTGCCGGCATTTCTTTTTTTGTCCTTCTATAAACCAAACAAACTTCTTCAGCGCCCAATCGAAGTGCGGTTCGTGCTGAATCCATAGCTACATTTCCGCCACCTATAACCGATACCCGGCGACCAACTTTTGTGGGAGTGTCATATTCCGGAAACCGAAAAGCTTTCATGAGATTAGAACGGGTTAGAAATTCATTCGCCGAATATATTCCATTTAAATTTTCACCGGGAAGATTCATGAAATGGGGTAATCCAGCTCCAGTTCCGATAAAAAAGGCTTTAAAGCCGTCTTGAAGTAAATCATCAAATGTTAAGGTTTTCCCGACAACCACACTTAATTCAAGCTCAACACCTAAGGATTTGACATAATCAACTTCCTGAGCAACGATCGCCTTGGGAAGACGAAATTCAGGAATACCATAAATTAAGACTCCTCCAGCAGAATGGAGCGCTTCAAATATCGTTACTTTATGTCCCATTTTGGCGCAATCCCCGGCACAAGTTAGTCCAGCCGGACCTGATCCAATAATTGCTACCTTTTTCCCGTTTTGAGTTGGCATTTTTTGCAAATCTATACCTTGTTCTCTTTCATAATCAGCTAAAAACCTCTCTAAATAACCAACTGCTATTGGTTGTCCCTTTTTACCGAGAACACATAAACTCTCACACTGTTCTTCTTGAGGGCACACCCTCCCACAAATAGCTGGAAGACTATTTTTTTCCTTGATTTTCATAACAGCTTCGTCAATCTTCCCTTGGGCTAACAGACCAATAAACCCAGGAATATCGATTTCAACAGGACAACCCTTCATACAACTTGGTTTTTTACATTGTAAACATCTTTTAGCTTCTTCAATTGCCGCCCACTTCTCTAAACCAAGCGGGACTTCATCAAAATCACGGATTCTTTCCTGAACAGTACGTTGGGGCATTTTAGGACGTCCGTTTAATCGATTATTTGGCATGGTGAACTCCTTCCTCGGCTTTTTTCATCAACCAGTTCTCAACAGCTCTTTTTTCTTCTTCAAGATAATTTCTTTGACGAGCCAATAGCTCATCATAATCTACGGAATGGCCATCAAAAACCGGTCCATCAACGCAGGTAAATTTGCATTCCTTCCCAACGGTTACCCGGCAACAACCGCACATACCAGTTCCGTCCACCATAATCGGATTTAAACTGACCAGAGTTGGGAGCTCATATTTCTTCGTTAAAAGACTGACCATTTTCATCATCATTAGAGGACCCACTGCTATAACTAAATCAATTTTTTCTTTTTGTATGACCCGATCAAGAACCGAAGTCACAAAGCCTTTTTCTCCATAAGAACCATCGTCAGTCGTTACGTAAAGGGCATCACTAACCGACTGCATCCGATCTTCCCAAAAGAGAAGGTCGGAAGAACGAGCTCCAATGATCGAAGTAATACGATTACCCAACTTTTTCAAAACTTTGGCTTTGGGGTAAATCGGTGCGATCCCAACCCCTCCTCCCACACAGACTACGTGGCCAAAATTCTTTTCTTCGATTTCTTTCCCCAGTGGTCCTACAAAATCAGTAATATGATCTCCTTCGTTCAGCTCTCCGAGTTGTATTGTGCTTTTCCCAACTTCTTGGAATATTATGGAAACAGTTCCTTTTTCTGAATCAAAATCAGCTATAGTAAGCGGTATTCTTTCGCCTTCTTCATTAATTCGAACAATGACAAACTGTCCGGCTTTGGCATGTCGAGCTACTCTTGGTGCATCAATAACCATGAGCTTGATCTGTGGTGTAAGCACTTCTTTTTTAATAATTTTTACCACAATTATTTCCTCCCCTTCTGTATATACCTCGTTCAAAGTAAGGGTATTTATTTTCTACCGACTCTGGTAATCACAGCAAGAATTATACTATATTCCTGAACCATACCAAAATTACATTCTAATGAGAATTAGGGTTCTCATATAGAGGGAGATTAAATTAAGAAGATGGATAAAATTGCTTAGGTATGTCGATGAGCTACCCTTGAAGCCCCGAATGAATGAGGTTTTACTTTTGCAGTAAATCCCAAATTTTCTATCATTCCCGTTACTTCTTGTATAATGTTTCGTGTTGGTCCATTTGCTCCAATATCAACATGAATTTCAACTCGATAATTGGACAAATGGTTATCTGGAAAGGTATTAATTTTTTCCATAAAAGCCCAACAGGTTTCTAAAGAAAGCATGGCTTCTTGATAAATTTTGTCCCGTATCCCTCTGAGGTTTTTTTGATAAGTTTTTCTCCAAAAATAACGAGCTCCATATCCAACTTTATGAACGATTATTGCTGTTACGAAACTCTGATAATTGGGACTATCTTTCGATCCTTTTGAGTCAGTTCCAATGATAACTCGATAAGTCCCTTTTGGATCTTGTCGAATAAAATCAAATAAGGCAACAACCACTTCATCGAAGGAAATGCGACCTTGAGTATAATTATGAAAATAAAGATTTCCAAATCGCTCTGATAATTTTTGATTCGGGACAAAGTTCTCTCTCATCTAACCTGCTCTTTTCATCACATTTTCAAATAAATATTTTAACACTTTCCTAACAATAGGAAACACTGCATAATTAAATTGGAACTATGAGTCTCATCTTTTTTTGTTGCCATCATCCAGTTGATTCCGTATACTCTTCATTGGAGGAAAATATGAAGAAAAAAGTTGTTATTCAGTTTAAGAAATTAACCGAACGAGCCAATATCCCACGGTTTGCCTATCAAGATGATGCTTGTTTTGATCTTTTTAGCCCGGTTGAAATGATTGTTTTCCCTCAAAAAAGCGTAATCATTGACCTCGAAATTGCTTCCGAATTCCCTGTTGGTTTTGAAGTTGTATTAAGACCTCGAAGCGGCTTGGGAATCAAAAAAGGGATAATGATCCATATTGGAACAATTGACTCAGGTTATCGAGGGAGCTGGATCGTTAGATTATTTAATTTCGGCGATCACCCTTATACCATTCATGCTGGAGATCGAATTGCTCAAGGAGCATTGCGAGAAATACCTCAAGTTGAAATTATTGAAAGCGATGAAATATCTTCGTCTTCTCGCGGAACCAATGGTTTGGGATCGACCGGGAAATGAAAATATCGAAGAATTCGAATTGGGAGTGTTTAAAATGGATAGCATTAAAAATTTGCAAAAAGAAGAAACAATAGCATATTTTTCTATGGAAATTGCTTTAACTCATGAAATTCCTACTTATAGTGGAGGACTTGGTGTTCTTGCCGGTGATACAGTGCGAGCGGTCGCAGATTTTTCTATACCTTTTATTGCCGTCACCTTATTGAGTCGAAAGGGGTATTTTCATCAGGAAATAACTCCCGATGGATGGCAGAAAGAATCTCCAATCGTTTGGGATATTGAGAAGCACCTTAAACCGTTTGAGCACCAAGTACAAGTAACCATATCAGGACGAACTGTTCATATCGGAGCATGGCTGTATAATTGGAAAAGTGTTTCAGGCGGAGTCGTACCGGTGATTTTCCTCGACACCAATTTGGACAAAAATGCTGAAGAAGACCGCAATATAACCGATTTCTTATATGGTGGAGACCGGGAATATCGTTTAAAACAAGAAATTGTTTTGGGCATCGGCGGGACAAGAATGCTGGACGCCTTGGGTTTAAATGTAAGAAAATACCATATTAATGAAGGCCATGCCGCCTTTCTGACTTTAGAGCTTCTAAACAAGAACAAGAGAAGTCTCGAAGAAGTTTGGGAAGAGGATAAAATTTGGGACATCGATCAGGTAAAAAACTTGTGCGTCTTTACTACTCACACCCCAGTCGAAGCTGGTCATGATAAATTTTCTTATGATTTGGTAAAAAAAGTATTCGGTGATTACGTCCCCTTGTCAATTTTAAAAAAATTGGCTGGAAATGATGTCTTAAACATGACGCTTCTAGCTCTAAATTTAAGCGGGTATGTTAACGGGGTAGCCAAACGCCATTCTGAAGTTTCCCGCGATATGTTTCCTGGATATATTATTCACGATATTACCAACGGTGTTCACAGTTTTACTTGGACTTCTAATTCTTTTCGTGAACTTTTTGACCGATATATTCCTGGCTGGGCTCGTGAAACCGAACTCCTTACTCGAGTTGATATCATTCCTGATGAAGAAATCTGGGAAGCCGGTCAAACTGAAAAGCGAGTTCTCTTAGATTTTGTTAAAGAAAAAACTGGTATCGCTTTAAATGAAAATGTATTAACCATCGGATTTGCTCGCCGAATG
Protein-coding sequences here:
- a CDS encoding class I SAM-dependent methyltransferase — its product is MDRDIQHRMYWNAGVRKEKRRERNIEKKVHTDLVWLEVEPYLHSGIKVLDAGGGYGRYGLEIARRGCELTLLDISTAMLQEAKNLAQKSGIHSIKFVEGRVQNLHQFPEQCFDLVLCLDAPISYAYPDHIRAIQEICRVSRKRVIVSVVNRLGQLPIAIELEMGWTGSLNHIRSYLEKGNWDHPEKLQQIEKKISFLNRYIFPPLHAFLPKELINMIIEQNFRPIRAMATGTLARLIKTKTLQRIVNNQKTYQQFLGICQEYDSQFEVLGVGARSASGLLVVAERNKNESNMEETHSENKA
- the thrS gene encoding threonine--tRNA ligase; translation: MAKNSINSAIAAMNKAGQLVDLRENNGDIERYIFFDDKEGKAIYWHSTSHLMAQAVKRLYPGARLAIGPAIEEGFYYDFDIDHALNEEDLKKIEDEMEKIIQENLSVERKVLSKDEAKQLFASRGENYKIELLDEILEDQVSLYQQGEFVDLCRGPHVPSTSSIKAYKLLSVSGAYWRGKETNPMLQRIYGIAFDDKNKLKEYLYRLEEAKKRDHRKLGKELELFSLHEEGPGFPFFHPKGMVVINALLDAWRKEHIKRGYHEIKTPIILDRELWERSGHWDHYRNNMYFTSIDEREFAVKPMNCPGGILVYQSQLHSYREFPIRMAELGLVHRHELSGVLHGLMRVRCFTQDDAHIYMEPHQVKQEIIGVIELADYIYRLFQFDYELELSTRPENSMGSDEMWDLATKSLENALQEKNLTYRVNEGDGAFYGPKIDFHLKDTLGRRWQCGTIQLDFTMPECFDLNYIGEDGMKHRPVMLHRTILGSVERFLGILIEHTAGALPVWLSPVQVVVLPIAERHYSYAQEVKQQIARAQIRVELNDENATLGAKIRKAQLQKIPYILIMGDKEVENHQVSVRERKEGDLGGFSLQDFLLRIQNEIQNLIM
- the gcvH gene encoding glycine cleavage system protein GcvH, whose protein sequence is MNIPKDLLYTPEHLWVKEENGAYRCGITDFAQEELGDLVYVELPKPNLTVKKGDKIGDVESIKTVSNLYSPISGVITEVNSLLENKPEVINQSPYEKGWICVIQSTQPEEVGQLLSSDDYNKVIQENK
- the lpdA gene encoding dihydrolipoyl dehydrogenase, whose translation is MKQTDLVVIGGGPAGYAAAIRARQKGINTLLIESRDIGGTCLNRGCIPTKALFRSQEIFHLSERAAEFGVQLKVDGVDWTRVVARKNKVVKQLTGGVRFLLKKAGVEVIDGIGSFLDKQTIEVIGKEKKKETIQAKHILIATGSKSAHLPVPGVDLDGVIDSDEVLDLPSIPEKLVVIGGGYIGMEMACILNTFGTQVEVIEMLPNILPIADSEVVKLLVEILEKKGMKIHTNAKVVGISKDKKLQVSYEQNSETKVAEGDYVLIATGRVPMTDRLYPEKAGIKMDQKAITTDLQMKTSVPSIFAAGDVNGKYLLAHVAFKEAEVAINSIMGKEATMNYRVIPNCIFCSPEISSVGLTEDEAIASGFDVKVGKFPFRAVGKALIEGETEGFTKIIADQKTGEILGAHIIGPHASDLIGELTLAMALESTPEEIAHTIHPHPTLTETVMEAADSVFGSSLHLF
- the gltA gene encoding NADPH-dependent glutamate synthase is translated as MPNNRLNGRPKMPQRTVQERIRDFDEVPLGLEKWAAIEEAKRCLQCKKPSCMKGCPVEIDIPGFIGLLAQGKIDEAVMKIKEKNSLPAICGRVCPQEEQCESLCVLGKKGQPIAVGYLERFLADYEREQGIDLQKMPTQNGKKVAIIGSGPAGLTCAGDCAKMGHKVTIFEALHSAGGVLIYGIPEFRLPKAIVAQEVDYVKSLGVELELSVVVGKTLTFDDLLQDGFKAFFIGTGAGLPHFMNLPGENLNGIYSANEFLTRSNLMKAFRFPEYDTPTKVGRRVSVIGGGNVAMDSARTALRLGAEEVCLVYRRTKKEMPARIEEIERAEEEGINCIILTNPVRFVGNENKWVTGIECIQMELGEPDESGRRRPIPVPGSEFVIPADTVVVAIGQGPNPLLLETLPELKLNKRGYIEANEVTGATSIPGVYAGGDIVTGAATVISAMGAGKKAARAIDDYLKNKS
- a CDS encoding sulfide/dihydroorotate dehydrogenase-like FAD/NAD-binding protein: MVKIIKKEVLTPQIKLMVIDAPRVARHAKAGQFVIVRINEEGERIPLTIADFDSEKGTVSIIFQEVGKSTIQLGELNEGDHITDFVGPLGKEIEEKNFGHVVCVGGGVGIAPIYPKAKVLKKLGNRITSIIGARSSDLLFWEDRMQSVSDALYVTTDDGSYGEKGFVTSVLDRVIQKEKIDLVIAVGPLMMMKMVSLLTKKYELPTLVSLNPIMVDGTGMCGCCRVTVGKECKFTCVDGPVFDGHSVDYDELLARQRNYLEEEKRAVENWLMKKAEEGVHHAK
- a CDS encoding ribonuclease H-like YkuK family protein; amino-acid sequence: MRENFVPNQKLSERFGNLYFHNYTQGRISFDEVVVALFDFIRQDPKGTYRVIIGTDSKGSKDSPNYQSFVTAIIVHKVGYGARYFWRKTYQKNLRGIRDKIYQEAMLSLETCWAFMEKINTFPDNHLSNYRVEIHVDIGANGPTRNIIQEVTGMIENLGFTAKVKPHSFGASRVAHRHT
- the dut gene encoding dUTP diphosphatase; the encoded protein is MKKKVVIQFKKLTERANIPRFAYQDDACFDLFSPVEMIVFPQKSVIIDLEIASEFPVGFEVVLRPRSGLGIKKGIMIHIGTIDSGYRGSWIVRLFNFGDHPYTIHAGDRIAQGALREIPQVEIIESDEISSSSRGTNGLGSTGK
- the glgP gene encoding alpha-glucan family phosphorylase; translation: MDSIKNLQKEETIAYFSMEIALTHEIPTYSGGLGVLAGDTVRAVADFSIPFIAVTLLSRKGYFHQEITPDGWQKESPIVWDIEKHLKPFEHQVQVTISGRTVHIGAWLYNWKSVSGGVVPVIFLDTNLDKNAEEDRNITDFLYGGDREYRLKQEIVLGIGGTRMLDALGLNVRKYHINEGHAAFLTLELLNKNKRSLEEVWEEDKIWDIDQVKNLCVFTTHTPVEAGHDKFSYDLVKKVFGDYVPLSILKKLAGNDVLNMTLLALNLSGYVNGVAKRHSEVSRDMFPGYIIHDITNGVHSFTWTSNSFRELFDRYIPGWARETELLTRVDIIPDEEIWEAGQTEKRVLLDFVKEKTGIALNENVLTIGFARRMTAYKRPHFIFTDLERLKRVKRKGDFQIIFAGKAHPHDEEGKRLIQSIIQIAKTLQNEIKIIFLEDYNIEIAKKLVCGVDVWLNTPQRPLEASGTSGMKAAHNGALNFSVLDGWWVEGCLEGITGWAIGPAPNEKSDPAEQSREEIDDLYNKLEYLILPTYYQRIDWWIKMMKNSIGKIASYFNTHRMMEHYITEAYFHHIVTQHPNGNRLIV